A part of Ptychodera flava strain L36383 chromosome 11, AS_Pfla_20210202, whole genome shotgun sequence genomic DNA contains:
- the LOC139143422 gene encoding uncharacterized protein, which produces MADTDGVSAPDRNEGEERLTPRMQYIENTDLRTQVVHELRRAVFKKGHTLASLTGCEVFVKVIDETSIPQFYGTEYFMRQYYEEGIKADEDDLAVSGATGLPIETSEQEEALDLSCKRDDSGATRKNLHHFLEELYDLNKSGSYNELQRHGTNFNPIHIEPEPPPASQQAQQSPRHAIAKSRTTALRNSAHDFSSNGKDRDGGCVSRSNNSGYETASVPSSQGHLKRSYHSMSEDMEESFGDAPPYSHPQNNSEGTRAHQTSNSAGLQHRENLTNGPVALTTEPQIHIERNGSPAPGGSHEQSTSSGGEPNQTNHIQEIKSYLIPLANVAVSLLLQRAQAQNNRQPIDKDALIAQAHALQMSNSGNGPQSAQAEELAKQAFAAALDLTVKSQEENTTPVTTVSRIHIEQPSSGETSTGKVLQNCQTVSVKDLLMHEAKKQKVSHGTQPNENVHSPGGYNPQVRHPSPGEVPTGPMQMTPQNTRIGPVPPLHPHMLNRPMMLQGLPPGQFSPTGLPPHHFRQLSPSSPNFQPLSPAQMGLDRPFMFQPHQQMPLALHPPQHQQQHQQTSTHTVRELLAQNARHPPNMRPRLSRHHSMPMSMPPPLIKKEPRERLKERPMPPKERTENPDAQESVRSSSSTADQAEKASPQQAAESQANQNNEVISDEKSPNQSESPPPREPLPSVKQEPVDPDEQEACQESDQASKTTQDSGDMDDDDSDSRLYIDTCENSPTDNGDQDDASSKDDDKSSQPDGKDSSDSNQGKDIAEDPKKRRFKCEICGKVYAKNESLKYHKMNHNNYRPHQCETCGRAFANPYTLDVHRRIHLNESDKPYKCKYCDKTFATSSHRNVHMTHHKEVKSFECSICRRRYLTRETLESHMQRHGERRYPCETCGMSFKAMAELTEHRTVHSLPKQLQCEVCSQEFTRRNLLLQHMTTVHPNAKPFECENCDKTFATLDSLRVHQRCHTGELPHKCRFCSRQFVHGKHREVHEMSHFKDNNKPPNMPMLVNTEGKLFYQCEKCGQVFTELSHLQTHQRLHKLQEKEEALATQAGMPLPSNILTSSGDLPVGASVITVPVTPPNSLGLQSPVANGPQIASVMSLQHMASSPPAVASLPQSMHMLPMSRAAPMANLQSPSAYDKRPLALSPGSGLVPQHSTAGYTSAPTAPPSEENAHQNFEKVGALNLSSPPARQSSPQHQSPRQPSASPSRQDSGGNSEATREQPSVAT; this is translated from the exons GGTCATACGTTAGCGTCTCTCACTGGCTGTGAAGTGTTTGTCAAAGTGATTGACGAGACCAGCATCCCTCAGTTTTATGGTACGGAGTACTTCATGCGCCAATACTATGAGGAAGGCATCAAGGCAGACGAAGACGATCTGGCAGTTTCAGGTGCGACAGGGCTCCCCATTGAAACCTCGGAACAAGAAGAGGCCTTAGACTTAAGCTGTAAAAGAGACGACAGTGGTGCTACACGGAAAAATTTACATCACTTTTTGG AAGAATTGTATGACCTTAATAAGTCTGGCAGCTATAATGAACTTCAACGACACGGTACTAACTTCAATCCAATTCACATTGAACCAGAGCCGCCACCAGCATCACAACAAGCCCAGCAGTCTCCGAGACACGCTATTGCCAAAAGCAGAACCACGGCGCTGAGGAACAGCGCTCATGATTTCAGCAGCAATGGGAAGGACAGGGATGGGGGGTGTGTTAGTCGTAGCAACAACTCAGGATATGAAACAGCCAGTGTGCCTTCATCCCAGGGACATCTCAAGAGATCTTACCACTCAATGTCAGAGGATATGGAAGAAAGTTTTGGTGACGCACCGCCCTATTCACATCCCCAGAATAACTCGGAAGGTACCAGAGCTCACCAGACTTCTAACAGTGCTGGATTGCAGCACCGGGAAAACCTGACAAACGGTCCAGTTGCCCTTACGACAGAACCTCAAATACACATTGAAAGAAATGGTAGCCCCGCTCCTGGGGGCTCACACGAACAGTCAACCAGCTCAGGAGGTGAGCCAAACCAGACCAACCACATCCAGGAAATCAAGAGCTACCTGATTCCCCTGGCCAATGTGGCAGTGTCCCTACTACTGCAGAGGGCCCAGGCACAGAACAATCGCCAACCCATCGACAAGGACGCCCTCATTGCACAGGCCCACGCTCTGCAAATGTCCAACTCTGGGAATGGTCCGCAGTCGGCGCAGGCAGAAGAGCTGGCAAAGCAGGCCTTTGCCGCAGCGCTTGACCTCACCGTGAAATCGCAGGAGGAGAACACCACCCCGGTTACCACAGTTAGCAGGATACACATCGAGCAGCCCTCATCTGGGGAGACGTCGACCGGAAAAGTTCTTCAAAACTGTCAGACTGTCAGTGTCAAGGACCTGCTCATGCATGAGGCAAAGAAACAGAAAGTCAGCCATGGAACACAGCCAAATGAAAACGTCCATTCGCCAGGGGGTTACAACCCACAAGTGAGACATCCTAGCCCAGGGGAAGTACCCACTGGTCCCATGCAGATGACCCCTCAGAACACGCGGATAGGTCCGGTGCCTCCCCTCCATCCTCACATGCTCAACAGACCAATGATGTTACAAGGCCTTCCCCCCGGCCAGTTTAGTCCAACGGGATTGCCTCCTCACCACTTCAGACAGCTCTCTCCAAGCTCCCCAAATTTCCAACCGCTCTCACCAGCCCAGATGGGACTGGACAGACCCTTCATGTTTCAACCGCATCAGCAAATGCCCCTGGCTCTTCACCCGCCGCAACACCAGCAGCAACACCAGCAAACGTCAACACACACAGTCAGGGAACTACTGGCTCAAAACGCTCGCCACCCTCCCAACATGAGACCACGCTTGTCCAGGCATCACAGCATGCCAATGTCCATGCCACCTCCTCTGATCAAGAAAGAACCAAGGGAGAGATTGAAAGAGAGGCCAATGCCTCCAAAAGAGAGAACAGAGAATCCAGATGCACAAGAGAGTGTGAGAAGTTCCTCCTCCACTGCAGACCAGGCTGAAAAAGCCAGTCCCCAACAGGCCGCCGAAAGCCAGGCAAACCAAAACAACGAGGTCATTAGCGATGAGAAATCACCAAATCAGTCAGAATCCCCTCCACCTAGGGAGCCTTTGCCAAGCGTCAAACAAGAACCGGTCGACCCAGACGAACAGGAAGCTTGCCAAGAAAGTGATCAAGCATCAAAGACAACCCAGGACTCAGGGGACATGGACGATGACGACTCGGACAGCAGACTGTACATAGACACATGTGAGAATTCTCCCACAGATAACGGAGACCAAGATGACGCATCTTCTAAAGACGACGATAAAAGCTCGCAGCCTGACGGCAAAGACTCCTCTGATAGCAACCAAGGCAAAGACATTGCAGAAGATCCAAAGAAGAGGCGCTTCAAGTGTGAGATTTGCGGTAAAGTCTACGCCAAGAATGAATCACTGAAGTACCACAAG ATGAACCACAACAACTACCGGCCCCATCAGTGCGAGACTTGCGGGCGAGCGTTTGCCAATCCGTATACTCTTGACGTACACCGGCGCATTCACCTCAACGAGTCTGACAAACCATACAAGTGCAAATATTGTGACAAGACGTTTGCAACGAGTTCGCATCGTAATGTTCACATGACACACCACAAGGAGGTGAAGTCGTTTGAATGCTCGATATGTCGCCGGAGGTATTTAACCAGGGAAACGCTCGAATCGCACATGCAGCGTCACGGTGAGCGACGATATCCGTGTGAAACTTGCGGCATGAGTTTCAAGGCTATGGCTGAGTTGACAGAGCATAGGACGGTCCACAGTCTGCCCAAGCAACTTCAATGTGAAGTCTGCAGCCAAGAGTTTACGCGCCGCAACCTGCTTCTTCAGCATATGACGACGGTACATCCAAACGCCAAACCTTTCGAGTGTGAGAACTGCGATAAGACCTTTGCCACCTTGGACAGTCTGCGCGTGCATCAGCGTTGTCACACAGGCGAGCTCCCTCACAAGTGCCGCTTCTGCTCCCGGCAGTTCGTGCACGGCAAGCACCGGGAAGTTCACGAGATGTCCCATTTCAAGGACAATAATAAACCGCCAAACATGCCGATGTTGGTCAACACGGAGGGCAAGCTGTTCTATCAGTGCGAGAAGTGTGGGCAAGTCTTCACCGAACTCTCTCATCTTCAAACCCATCAGCGACTGCACAAGCTCCAAGAGAAAGAAGAAGCATTAGCAACTCAGGCTGGCATGCCATTGCCAAGTAACATACTGACAAGCTCTGGCGATTTGCCAGTAGGCGCCAGTGTCATCACAGTTCCTGTCACACCGCCAAATTCTCTGGGACTACAGTCTCCGGTTGCCAATGGTCCTCAGATAGCTAGTGTAATGTCCTTACAGCATATGGCTAGCAGCCCTCCAGCAGTGGCCTCGTTACCACAGAGCATGCATATGTTACCCATGTCCAGAGCTGCCCCCATGGCAAACTTACAAAGTCCATCTGCATACGACAAGAGACCCCTGGCTTTATCACCAGGATCAGGTCTCGTGCCCCAGCACAGCACAGCAGGGTATACGAGTGCTCCGACTGCACCACCATCAGAAGAGAACGCGCatcagaattttgaaaaggtCGGCGCTCTGAATCTCTCCTCCCCGCCTGCTCGGCAATCAAGTCCGCAACACCAAAGTCCCAGACAGCCCTCCGCATCTCCATCACGGCAAGATAGTGGTGGCAACTCTGAAGCAACCAGGGAACAACCCTCTGTGGCGACCTGA
- the LOC139143423 gene encoding interferon-induced protein with tetratricopeptide repeats 5-like, which produces MDRLEVKLKELPCHFTWNFESKTERDIEDLKGRVLDSLRDYPDKQVVPTKTLIGYLYMSPLNKPGKRQHHKALEWLEQAIEANDADVKEDLGAVGDKIVILSCKAWILRKLGKNPEARKLNTEIGKLQKTENVTAYLSAHEAFAGWWFGPSHYERAAKLYDTALKAYPDKEPWWFELALIVGRLERRDGATRSPEGVTREELLLRKVLTLNPNRSLARVFLGRQLAYRGKNDEAKEHFREALETDPHNVTVVQRIGEFYLRQKWLDTALSTFEKAIKLAPNSSFLVYELSLVYKHRYQTGGKNPNDVKQAMKLCEQAVELSGNGHFPAKCDRAYYTALLGEPEKARGYYSELAETQDPVNKLRAHFYFGGFLERFAKEEDNAIDQYKLAVDTNPHRFPGTKAVSILTSKMNRVLSLNGNDAYALETLGWMNERKGDFVNSITYYEKLYEVDKSNETVLKLAHLLLEQAAPNRAEKYITLLESDENFADELREVRGKYHFLKGQQVENLSDSRRQFSKSAEYGSFEGAEELLRVLSECGDGDKYHRLWFNDFVILRQQIQHSKDDDDEQIRGKAVSMESKLEDIVAPKCKVLKPLYKKYLLFLSEPGDEDALVSKAKDVLLEARSLLDRSMSEFQDEAYQLNSDQNRCSFFYVKRKKTLSSEVQQKLESEYGWKDFKSRHANLFNAILEFQPGSDYTQKKWVWYLFAIVNSDKHKRTTTRLENVGRDTVDVLQLADAAVIDVAKLIREFYVEIDIVKMINSPANRFGLSFFAV; this is translated from the exons ATGGACAGACTCGAAGTGAAGTTGAAGGAACTGCCGTGCCACTTTACCTGGAACTTTGAATcgaagacagagagagatattGAG GATTTGAAGGGTCGTGTGTTGGACAGTTTGAGAGATTACCCCGACAAACAGGTGGTTCCTACGAAGACACTGATAGGCTATCTGTATATGTCACCCCTCAACAAGCCGGGCAAGAGGCAACACCACAAGGCCCTGGAATGGCTGGAACAGGCAATCGAGGCTAATGACGCAGATGTGAAGGAGGACCTGGGGGCGGTCGGGGATAAGATTGTCATCTTATCGTGTAAAGCATGGATACTGCGCAAATTGGGGAAGAATCCGGAGGCGCGAAAACTGAACACAGAAATCGGAAAGCTGCAAAAAACAGAGAACGTGACGGCATATCTATCAGCCCACGAGGCCTTTGCAGGCTGGTGGTTCGGACCGAGCCACTACGAGCGCGCCGCTAAACTTTACGACACCGCTTTGAAGGCATATCCCGATAAGGAGCCGTGGTGGTTTGAATTGGCTCTCATTGTAGGTCGGTTGGAACGGAGGGATGGTGCGACCAGAAGCCCGGAGGGTGTTACCAGAGAAGAACTGCTCCTCCGAAAAGTGTTGACGTTGAACCCAAACCGAAGTCTTGCCAGAGTGTTCCTTGGCCGACAGCTTGCCTACAGAGGAAAGAACGACGAAGCGAAGGAACATTTCCGAGAAGCGTTGGAAACCGACCCGCACAATGTAACTGTCGTTCAGAGAATTGGCGAGTTCTATCTGAGGCAGAAGTGGCTTGACACCGCGTTGTCAACGTTTGAGAAAGCGATCAAGCTTGCCCCAAATTCATCGTTTCTGGTGTATGAGCTGTCGTTAGTCTACAAACACAGGTACCAAACTGGAGGGAAAAATCCTAATGATGTCAAACAGGCAATGAAGTTGTGCGAACAAGCAGTAGAACTCTCTGGCAATGGACACTTCCCGGCGAAGTGCGACAGGGCATATTACACGGCGCTACTTGGAGAACCAGAAAAAGCACGTGGATATTACAGCGAGTTGGCAGAGACCCAAGACCCTGTGAACAAATTGAGGGCGCACTTCTATTTTGGTGGTTTTCTTGAACGATTCGCGAAGGAAGAGGACAATGCCATCGACCAGTACAAACTTGCAGTGGACACAAACCCACATAGGTTTCCAGGTACAAAGGCCGTGAGCATTCTAACTTCAAAAATGAACAGAGTTCTTTCGCTTAATGGAAATGACGCGTATGCATTGGAAACGCTTGGTTGGATGAACGAACGGAAGGGAGACTTTGTCAATTCTATCACCTACTATGAAAAGTTGTATGAGGTTGACAAATCCAACGAAACTGTTTTGAAACTTGCACATTTGCTGTTGGAACAGGCAGCGCCCAACAGAGCCGAGAAGTACATCACTCTTCTTGAAAGTGACGAAAATTTCGCGGATGAGCTTCGAGAAGTAAGAGGTAAATATCATTTTCTCAAGGGCCAACAAGTTGAAAACCTGTCAGACAGCAGACGACAATTTTCTAAATCCGCCGAGTACGGCAGTTTTGAAGGGGCCGAAGAATTACTTCGAGTCCTAAGCGAATGTGGCGACGGAGACAAATACCACCGATTGTGGTTCAATGATTTTGTCATACTCAGGCAGCAGATACAACATAGCAAAGACGACGACGATGAACAAATCCGAGGCAAGGCGGTGTCGATGGAATCAAAACTCGAAGACATTGTTGCACCAAAGTGTAAAGTGCTGAAACCTCTGTATAAGAAATATCTCTTGTTCTTATCCGAGCCTGGCGATGAAGATGCTTTGGTCTCTAAGGCCAAAGACGTTCTCCTGGAAGCGAGAAGCTTGCTCGATCGCAGCATGTCCGAGTTTCAAGACGAGGCATATCAGCTGAACTCTGACCAAAATCGATGCAGTTTCTTCTACGTCAAGCGCAAGAAAACTTTAAGCAGCGAAGTTCAACAGAAGTTGGAAAGTGAGTACGGGTGGAAAGACTTCAAATCTAGACATGCGAACTTGTTTAATGCTATATTGGAATTCCAGCCCGGTTCGGACTACACGCAGAAGAAGTGGGTCTGGTATCTATTTGCGATTGTTAATAGTGATAAGCACAAACGAACAACAACGCGACTTGAGAACGTTGGCCGCGATACAGTCGATGTACTTCAATTAGCAGATGCAGCTGTTATAGACGTTGCCAAATTAATTCGTGAATTTTACGTAGAAATTGATATAGTTAAAATGATAAACTCACCTGCAAATAGGTTTGGCCTTTCGTTCTTTGCCGTTTAG